The nucleotide sequence GGCCAATACCAACCGTCGGCGGGTCTATGGTGATCCCACCACCCAAGCCGCCCATGAAGGCATCAGTAGCGGCGGATCCCGCCATTTCGAAATCGCATACAACCACGTGCACCACTGCGACAAGGAGGGTATCGACGTTAAGGAAGCGAGCGCCCACGGCACGGTGCATCACAACTACGTGCACCACCTGCCCCGCCAGGGCCTGTATGCTGACGCGTGGTTCGGCCTGTTGGAAAACGTCACCTTTCACCACAATGTCGTGCACGATTGTGAGTGGGGCGTGGCGATTAACACCGAGGGCGTGGGGGCTGACCTGCGAGGCGTGGCCGTTCATCACAACCTGCTCCACGACAATCGCGGCTCCGGCATTCACTCTGGGTTGTGGGGAGTCAACGGACCACGCAGCGATCTGCTCATCGCGCACAATACCCTCTACGCCAACGGCAGTGCGGGGCAATATTCCGGTCCCACCGGAAACATCGACATCCGTTCACCGCAGAGCCAGCGAGTCCGTGTTTTCAACAATCTTTGCGTCGCCGGCGGCACGTTTGAACTCGGGGCGTTCGCCGATGCCGCTACACCCGCAGGTGCCGCGCTGCTCGCCGCACGAGAAGTGAGTTTTTCCCACAATTTCATCGGGCAGTTCGTTCCCATTTCTGCCACCGATGTCGCTGGTATCACTCCCCGACAACGGGAACGCTATCACCGCGCCTATGCGCTGGCCGGCGACAATCCCGTGTTTGGGCACGCCGAGTTACAGGATCCCGACCGCGGCAACTTCTGGCTCGGCGCCACGTCAGCCGCGCGTCGCGCGGGTTTGATCGACCCGGAGTTTCACGGCCTCGGCCAAACAGAACCTCCCGATCTGGGGGCCTTTGACTTCGGTCAGGACTTGATCCCATTACCTGCACCCGCCATCGAACACATCCTCGATGACGTCTGGCGCGTGGTTCACCGCACGCAACCAGGACGCGCCACCATCCGCCAGCGCTCAGACGACCAAGGCGAGACCTGGACTTCCGCAGCCGTTCCAGCCGTCGGCCAAGGCATTCCCGATATCCACTACTTTCGCCACTCGGATAACGCCCCGTTCCCCCAGTTCCGCTACACCGTGGTAACGGATCCCGCTGAAAGGGTCAGGTTTAAACATTTGTAGTTTTAAGCAGTCGATAGACTGAATCGTCGATCTCTCCACGCTTCATTCGACCCACATACGTGCTGACCGCTTCCGGTCGGCCCATGCTCAATGAGTCGCCCAACCACCGATTGTCGGCTTGCTCTCGTTCCTTCAAAAATCGCGCGATCGCAACTTTCCAACCCGCACTCTTGGGGTCGTTGCGCACGTTCTCCTCATTCTTCCGCAATGCATTCAGGCAACGTGCCCGCATATCCTGTTGCCGCTGATTCCGAACTTCCCTGGCCCCGACGATGCCCCATGCCCGCGGGGAATCCGGCACATCGGGGGACTCAAGTAACGCCGCTTTAAAACGGTC is from Synoicihabitans lomoniglobus and encodes:
- a CDS encoding right-handed parallel beta-helix repeat-containing protein, translating into MLPLPHSRPVSLTGVISLFLTCSLSAATFWVSPDGDDMAAGTRDHPWATPQHAVTAVMAGDTVYFRHGTYALDGPILPRVSGTAEAPITLAGYPGESAIFDGSGFHHADETYKKGLLHLEGVVHYALKNLHVRNSWHGFGIKVSGHASHIDILECTSAETFGPGIGFWNSEFIRVMYCEVTGANTNRRRVYGDPTTQAAHEGISSGGSRHFEIAYNHVHHCDKEGIDVKEASAHGTVHHNYVHHLPRQGLYADAWFGLLENVTFHHNVVHDCEWGVAINTEGVGADLRGVAVHHNLLHDNRGSGIHSGLWGVNGPRSDLLIAHNTLYANGSAGQYSGPTGNIDIRSPQSQRVRVFNNLCVAGGTFELGAFADAATPAGAALLAAREVSFSHNFIGQFVPISATDVAGITPRQRERYHRAYALAGDNPVFGHAELQDPDRGNFWLGATSAARRAGLIDPEFHGLGQTEPPDLGAFDFGQDLIPLPAPAIEHILDDVWRVVHRTQPGRATIRQRSDDQGETWTSAAVPAVGQGIPDIHYFRHSDNAPFPQFRYTVVTDPAERVRFKHL